In the genome of Chloroflexota bacterium, the window TGCTCCACTGCCCCCGCCGAGGCGCGGACGACGGCCGGACTGATCCCCGCTGCGCGGTGCGAGGGAATCACGACCGCCGTGACGCCCACCGCGAGGGCGGTTCGGAGCAGCGAGCCAACGTTTTGTGGATCTTGGACCTGGTCGAGCGCCAGGACGAGCGCATTGGAGCCTGCCGCCTTCGCGCGCTGCAAAACGTCGGCCACCTCTGCGTATGCGAACTCGTCCAGCTCGGCCGCGATTCCTTGATGGCGCGGATGAATCGAGTCCAAGCGGGTTCGCGGCACACGGACGATGGGGATGCCGACGGTCTCGGCGGCGCGCAGGGCTTCTCGGATCGCGGGTTCGGAATCCCTGACGCCCGCCTCGACGAAAATCCGCTGGACGCGCCGGTGCGCCCGAAGAGCTTCCGCGACCGCGTTCCGTCCAGCGAGAAGCTCAGCCATGCCGCAATGCCCTATCGATCGCCGGGCGGTGACTCGAAGCGCCACTCCGTTCCGTCCGGCGTGTCCTCGAGCGCGACACCCAGCTCTTTCAGCCGATTGCGAATGCGATCGGCCATCCCCCACTGACGGTCGGCGCGAAGCTGCCCGCGGATCTCGACGAGGAGGTCGATAAAAGGATCGACATTCGACGGCGCAAGCGCCTCGTCCCGCGTCAATGGGATCCCCAGCACGTCCACCATCGTGCGGAACGCGGCCCGGAGCGCCGCCGCCTCGCTTCCCTTTCCGCCGAGTCGGTTGATCTCGTGGGCTGTGTCAAACAACACGCCAAGCGCGCCGGGCGTATTGAAGTCGTCGTCCATGTAGGCGC includes:
- the rlmB gene encoding 23S rRNA (guanosine(2251)-2'-O)-methyltransferase RlmB, whose protein sequence is MAELLAGRNAVAEALRAHRRVQRIFVEAGVRDSEPAIREALRAAETVGIPIVRVPRTRLDSIHPRHQGIAAELDEFAYAEVADVLQRAKAAGSNALVLALDQVQDPQNVGSLLRTALAVGVTAVVIPSHRAAGISPAVVRASAGAVEHLAVCQAPNLARALRQLKEVGLWIVGLDAHGPSVYDEVDLSGPVAVVVGAEGSGLRRLVREECDFVVRLPMAEPVESLNVAVAGSILLYHLFRRRATSAGSRA